Part of the Spiroplasma sp. BIUS-1 genome, CTAGATTTAAATACTCTTCTTCAAAAATCTTAATATTTTTATGACCTCTGATTCTTTCATCTACAAGCTTTGAAAATTTTTCTCTATCGACTGCCAATGCATCATCAGAAGGTATTTGTGTTTCATATGCACAATCTAATATAAAAGAATTCAATACCTCTAATTCTTTTTTTAATATACCTACTGCGTTTTGTGTAGAAACACTTCTAAAAGTATTTGAACAAACAAGTTCAGCAAAAGTTTCTAAGCTCTGGATTTCATTCTTATTAACTTTCTTTTTCTCATACAAGTGCACTTCTACACCATTTTGAGCTAACTGTCATGCAGCTTCACAACCAGCAAGACCTCCACCAACTATTGTAACTTTCATTATTAATTCTCCAATAACTTATTTATTTCTTCTGCTTTTGCTCATTTATCCCAACTCATATCTTGTCTTACACAACTTCCAACATGTATATCATTTGAAATTGATTTGATTTGATTAAAGTTATTTTGATTTACTCCGCCACCAACTAGAACTTTTGTTTCTAAATTCATACCGATCAGTTCTTTTAAGACATCAATACCCTTTTCAATATCTTTTCCACCACTTGTTAAAACATTTGTTATACCAAGATCATTTAGAGTTGAATAAGCTTCTTTAAAGTCACAAACTTCATCAAAAGCTTTATGAAAAGTTATTTCTAAATCTTTTTTAATTTCATTCACTTTTTTTATAAATTCTACATCCACTTTTAAATCTTTTGTTAAAGCCCCAATAACAATTCCATTAGCTTTTGTTTTCGCTATGAACTTTACTTGCTCTAACATTTCTTCTTTTTCTTCATCACTATAAATAAAGTCTCTGTCAGTATTTCTAACAATTACATTCACTGGTAATTTTGAAATTTGACAAGCCTCTACTATATCTTTTTCTTTTGGTGTAAGACCACCAACTTTTAATTCCCTACAAAATTCAATTCTATTAGCTTTTGAATTATTAATAGTTTGAATATCTTTTAAATCTTTAGCAATCACTTCTAATAACATTTTACAAATAAGCCTCTAACTCTCTAATTTTGTCTAATTTTTCTCAAGTAAATTCTTTTTTACCAAAGTGTCCATACTTACTTGTTCTAAAGTACACAGGGCTTTTTAGTTCTAGTTTTTCAATTATTGAGCTAACTT contains:
- a CDS encoding copper homeostasis protein CutC, translated to MLLEVIAKDLKDIQTINNSKANRIEFCRELKVGGLTPKEKDIVEACQISKLPVNVIVRNTDRDFIYSDEEKEEMLEQVKFIAKTKANGIVIGALTKDLKVDVEFIKKVNEIKKDLEITFHKAFDEVCDFKEAYSTLNDLGITNVLTSGGKDIEKGIDVLKELIGMNLETKVLVGGGVNQNNFNQIKSISNDIHVGSCVRQDMSWDKWAKAEEINKLLEN